Proteins from one Aureimonas sp. SA4125 genomic window:
- the ugpC gene encoding sn-glycerol-3-phosphate ABC transporter ATP-binding protein UgpC encodes MADIAIRNVQKSYGATAVVHGVDLDIKTGEFVVILGPSGCGKSTLLRMVAGLESITAGEIAMDGQVVNKLEPRERGCAMVFQNYALYPHMSVAENIGYALKVAGVGKVERAARILAVAKTVGLEDFLDRKPMHLSGGQRQRVAMGRAMIREPKVFLFDEPLSNLDAKLRVTMRAEIRRLHKRLGATSIFVTHDQVEAMTLADRLVVMNAGKIEQVGTPAEVYGQPASRFVASFIGAPPMNLVDGQVVAAGRFQIDEHRSLPLGQGAPEAGAKVAIGIRPELARLVAPGTPESLEATVDFIEELGASRVVHADLHGLSFAVLFSEPTMLAAGDTVGIVLPAEHLHYFSRETGRRIERTAPQAAATQLQEA; translated from the coding sequence ATGGCCGATATCGCGATCCGCAACGTCCAGAAGAGCTACGGCGCGACCGCCGTCGTCCACGGCGTCGACCTCGACATCAAGACCGGCGAATTCGTCGTCATCCTCGGCCCATCCGGCTGCGGCAAGTCCACGCTGCTGCGCATGGTCGCGGGTCTCGAAAGCATTACCGCCGGCGAGATCGCCATGGACGGGCAGGTGGTCAACAAGCTCGAACCGCGCGAGCGCGGCTGCGCCATGGTGTTCCAGAACTATGCGCTCTATCCGCATATGAGCGTGGCGGAAAACATCGGCTATGCGTTGAAGGTCGCCGGCGTCGGCAAGGTGGAAAGGGCGGCGCGCATCCTGGCCGTCGCCAAAACCGTCGGCCTCGAAGATTTCCTGGACCGCAAGCCGATGCACCTCTCCGGCGGCCAGCGCCAGCGCGTCGCCATGGGCCGAGCGATGATCCGCGAGCCGAAGGTCTTCCTGTTCGACGAACCCCTGTCCAATCTCGATGCCAAGCTGCGGGTGACCATGCGCGCCGAAATCCGTCGGCTGCACAAGCGCCTCGGCGCCACCTCGATCTTCGTCACGCATGACCAGGTCGAGGCGATGACGCTCGCCGACCGGCTGGTGGTGATGAATGCCGGGAAGATCGAGCAGGTCGGCACGCCCGCCGAAGTCTACGGCCAGCCGGCGAGCCGTTTCGTCGCCAGCTTCATCGGCGCACCGCCGATGAACCTCGTCGACGGCCAGGTCGTCGCGGCCGGCCGCTTCCAGATCGACGAGCATCGTTCGCTTCCGCTTGGACAGGGCGCGCCGGAAGCCGGCGCCAAGGTCGCGATCGGCATCCGGCCCGAGCTCGCGCGTCTCGTCGCCCCGGGGACCCCGGAGAGCCTCGAGGCAACCGTCGACTTCATCGAGGAGCTCGGTGCCTCGCGCGTCGTCCATGCCGATCTCCACGGCCTGTCCTTTGCCGTCCTCTTCTCCGAGCCGACCATGCTGGCCGCCGGCGACACGGTCGGGATCGTCCTTCCGGCCGAGCACCTTCACTACTTTTCCCGCGAGACCGGCCGGCGGATCGAGCGCACCGCGCCGCAGGCCGCTGCCACCCAGCTACAGGAGGCCTGA
- a CDS encoding ABC transporter permease subunit → MIERSPVFDAVCQAILFLGLLIAVTPFVIVLIAATHDIRAVNEVPMPLMPGTHFLDNIAAAWVRADLGTKLFNSFVFAATVAFGKVALASMAAFAIVYFRFPGRMLIFWAVFVTLMLPLEVRIVPTYAVAANALQPFQAILDVTGLTWLIAQLSGITVDLHWGLLNSYTGLALPLVATATGTFLYRQFFLTLPDELAEAAKMDGAGPVRFFFQILLPLSKANMAALATIMFVWAWNQYLWPLLVTTDPSFGTAATELKELIPAKEGVPEWQIAMAGTLLVMLPPLLVMIAMQRFFVRGLVATDK, encoded by the coding sequence ATGATCGAACGCTCCCCCGTCTTCGACGCCGTCTGCCAGGCGATCCTCTTCCTCGGCCTCTTGATCGCGGTGACGCCTTTCGTGATCGTCCTGATCGCGGCGACGCACGACATCCGCGCGGTCAACGAAGTGCCGATGCCGCTCATGCCGGGCACGCATTTCCTCGACAACATCGCGGCGGCCTGGGTCCGCGCCGACCTCGGCACGAAACTGTTCAACAGCTTCGTCTTCGCCGCCACCGTCGCCTTCGGCAAGGTGGCGCTGGCGTCGATGGCGGCCTTCGCTATCGTCTACTTCCGCTTTCCCGGCCGGATGCTGATCTTCTGGGCCGTCTTCGTCACGCTGATGCTCCCGCTCGAAGTGCGCATCGTGCCAACCTACGCGGTGGCCGCAAACGCGCTGCAGCCCTTCCAGGCGATCCTCGACGTCACCGGCCTGACCTGGCTGATCGCGCAGCTCTCCGGCATCACCGTCGACCTGCACTGGGGCCTCCTCAATTCCTATACCGGCCTTGCGCTGCCGCTGGTCGCCACCGCCACCGGCACGTTCCTCTATCGCCAGTTCTTCCTGACGCTGCCGGACGAACTCGCGGAAGCCGCGAAGATGGATGGGGCTGGCCCGGTCAGGTTCTTCTTCCAGATCCTGTTGCCGCTCTCGAAGGCCAACATGGCGGCGCTGGCGACGATCATGTTCGTCTGGGCCTGGAACCAGTATCTCTGGCCGCTGCTCGTCACGACGGACCCGAGCTTCGGCACGGCGGCGACCGAACTGAAGGAGCTCATCCCGGCCAAGGAGGGTGTGCCGGAATGGCAGATCGCGATGGCCGGGACGCTGCTCGTGATGCTGCCGCCGCTCCTCGTGATGATCGCCATGCAGCGCTTCTTCGTCCGCGGCCTCGTCGCCACCGACAAGTAA
- a CDS encoding extracellular solute-binding protein, which yields MLTKTLCAVSAFALSATLSTAALAAPVKIDFWYGNSGDISKRVQEQCDRFNQSQADYEVVCTSQGTYDASLQNTIAAFRAGQQPAIAQVSDAGTLDIMLSGAFYPVNKLMADNGYTVDWNDYFSGISSYFATSTGEMYSMPFNSSTALLYWNKDAYAKIGKDHGPATWEEAAADFKALKEAGYACPLGFNISRDEVWQYEEQFLAVHGEANATKGNGYGGLDAEMAFNKGKWVQFVRDWKSWYDAGYAVLKSKETGQTFVDAFAAGDCQTILSSVGDHGGIGRSAKEGLNWDVAMLPVYEGTERKNSLVGGASLWVIAGKKDEEYKAAAAFLNFLAKPEEALTWSTVTGYIPVRQSGFDYLQSQGFYDKAPYKGRELAIKSLTFTPPTDVTRGQRLGGLLQIRQEISNGLQAIFINNADVQSSLDEAATRSNAILRRFEQTYEGKQLP from the coding sequence ACAGCGGCGACATCTCCAAGCGCGTGCAGGAGCAGTGTGACCGCTTCAACCAGAGCCAGGCCGACTATGAGGTCGTCTGCACCAGCCAGGGGACCTACGACGCCTCGCTGCAGAACACGATCGCCGCCTTCCGCGCCGGCCAGCAGCCCGCCATCGCCCAGGTCTCCGATGCCGGCACGCTCGACATCATGCTGTCGGGCGCCTTCTACCCGGTCAACAAGCTGATGGCCGACAACGGCTACACGGTCGACTGGAACGACTATTTCTCCGGTATTTCGAGCTATTTCGCCACGTCTACGGGCGAGATGTACTCGATGCCCTTCAACTCCTCGACGGCGCTGCTCTACTGGAACAAGGACGCCTATGCCAAGATCGGCAAGGACCATGGCCCGGCGACGTGGGAAGAGGCTGCGGCCGACTTCAAGGCGCTGAAGGAGGCCGGCTATGCCTGCCCGCTCGGCTTCAACATCTCGCGCGACGAGGTCTGGCAGTATGAGGAGCAGTTCCTCGCGGTCCACGGCGAGGCGAACGCCACCAAGGGCAACGGCTATGGCGGCCTCGACGCCGAAATGGCCTTCAACAAGGGCAAATGGGTCCAGTTCGTCCGCGACTGGAAGTCCTGGTACGACGCCGGCTACGCCGTCCTGAAGTCGAAGGAGACAGGCCAGACCTTCGTCGACGCCTTCGCCGCCGGCGACTGCCAGACGATCCTGTCCTCGGTCGGCGACCATGGCGGCATCGGCCGCAGCGCCAAGGAAGGCCTGAACTGGGACGTCGCCATGCTGCCCGTCTACGAGGGCACCGAGCGCAAGAACTCGCTCGTCGGCGGCGCCTCGCTCTGGGTCATCGCCGGCAAGAAGGACGAGGAATACAAGGCCGCCGCCGCCTTCCTCAATTTTCTCGCCAAGCCTGAGGAAGCGCTGACCTGGTCGACGGTCACCGGCTATATCCCGGTCCGCCAGTCCGGCTTCGACTACCTGCAGTCGCAGGGCTTCTATGACAAGGCGCCGTACAAGGGACGCGAGCTCGCCATCAAGAGCCTGACCTTCACGCCGCCGACCGACGTCACCCGTGGCCAGCGCCTGGGCGGTCTCCTCCAGATCCGCCAGGAAATCTCCAACGGCCTGCAGGCGATCTTCATCAACAATGCCGATGTCCAGTCCTCGCTCGACGAAGCCGCGACCCGCAGCAACGCGATCCTGCGCCGCTTCGAGCAGACCTATGAGGGCAAGCAGCTGCCGTAA
- a CDS encoding sugar phosphate isomerase/epimerase, with protein sequence MAVITHVGFNVTAGDGDLTRLEQSLAQIADLGADVAELSLFGHDLIAGGRVIEGRAKALAEICAKFPLRYTAHGQIVSNFMDPVNLDRHKAVAGAMLELCERVGATVLVQHCGSSIIGTAPYRQAVDRMEREALAEMAEIAKGRGVRIAFENIFAVKPDEYRQSPAEIAETVRAVAHPNLVGLIDFGHAYIEGTRLGLDWREEVRTMAQVTGHLHLHDNFGLPYTMSEFFHPSESVALGIGDLHLPLGWGDIPFDDIFAEIDILPGTALIMEIGERFATERAESLDVARRLAATINARGVAAAA encoded by the coding sequence ATGGCCGTGATCACGCATGTCGGCTTCAACGTCACCGCCGGCGACGGCGACCTGACGCGCCTCGAACAATCGCTGGCCCAGATCGCGGACCTCGGCGCCGACGTCGCCGAACTGTCGCTGTTCGGGCACGACCTCATCGCCGGCGGGCGGGTGATCGAGGGGAGGGCGAAGGCGCTTGCCGAGATCTGCGCGAAGTTTCCGCTGCGCTATACCGCGCACGGCCAAATCGTTTCCAACTTCATGGACCCGGTCAATCTCGACCGCCACAAGGCGGTTGCAGGGGCGATGCTGGAACTCTGCGAGCGCGTCGGCGCAACCGTCCTGGTGCAGCATTGCGGCAGTTCCATCATCGGCACCGCCCCCTACCGCCAGGCCGTCGACCGCATGGAGCGCGAGGCGCTGGCCGAGATGGCGGAAATCGCCAAGGGGCGGGGCGTGCGCATCGCCTTCGAGAACATCTTTGCCGTCAAGCCCGACGAGTACCGGCAGTCGCCCGCCGAGATCGCCGAGACGGTGCGCGCCGTCGCTCATCCGAACCTCGTCGGCCTCATCGATTTCGGCCATGCCTATATCGAGGGAACGCGTCTCGGTCTCGACTGGCGCGAGGAGGTCCGCACCATGGCGCAAGTCACGGGGCACCTGCACCTCCACGACAATTTCGGCCTGCCCTACACGATGAGCGAATTCTTCCATCCGAGCGAATCCGTCGCGCTCGGCATCGGCGATCTGCATCTGCCGCTCGGTTGGGGCGACATTCCGTTCGACGACATCTTCGCCGAGATAGACATCCTGCCGGGGACGGCCCTGATCATGGAAATCGGCGAGCGTTTCGCGACCGAGCGGGCGGAGAGCCTGGATGTCGCCCGGCGTCTTGCCGCGACGATCAATGCCCGCGGCGTTGCCGCCGCAGCCTGA
- a CDS encoding sugar ABC transporter permease has protein sequence MEKRVTFSATGTGLLFALPMILLIFVFFYWPTGQALYWAFTLEQPWGGGNTFVGFQNFRQLLSDSVYWNSIGKSMVFSFGSTALAMGIALTLALIADRELAGHRLYKSVLIWPYAIAAPALGLAFSFILAPQAGLLSSINSVWPGLWNPALDGKDAMIAIIVAFAWKYIGYNFIFLMAALQGIPRALTEAAAMDGSGPFRRMRDIQLPLLTPTLFFLLVINITESFQDSFGIVDIMTGGGPARATELMVYKIYFDGFKGLDYSGAAAQSIILMILVMGLTVVQFRFIERRIHYK, from the coding sequence ATGGAAAAACGCGTCACATTTTCGGCGACCGGAACCGGGCTCCTCTTCGCCCTGCCGATGATCCTTTTGATCTTCGTCTTCTTCTACTGGCCGACGGGACAGGCGCTCTACTGGGCGTTCACGCTGGAACAGCCCTGGGGCGGGGGCAACACGTTTGTCGGCTTCCAGAACTTCCGGCAGCTTTTGAGCGACTCCGTCTACTGGAACTCGATCGGCAAAAGCATGGTGTTCAGCTTCGGCTCGACCGCCCTGGCAATGGGTATCGCCCTGACGCTTGCCTTGATCGCCGACCGGGAACTGGCCGGTCACCGCCTCTACAAGTCGGTGCTGATCTGGCCCTATGCCATCGCCGCGCCGGCGCTCGGCCTTGCCTTCAGCTTCATCCTCGCGCCGCAGGCGGGCCTCCTGTCCTCGATCAACTCCGTCTGGCCGGGCCTCTGGAACCCGGCGCTCGATGGCAAGGACGCGATGATCGCCATCATCGTCGCCTTCGCCTGGAAGTACATCGGCTACAACTTCATCTTCCTGATGGCCGCGCTGCAGGGCATACCGCGCGCGCTGACGGAGGCTGCCGCCATGGACGGCTCCGGACCCTTCCGGCGCATGCGCGACATCCAGCTGCCGCTGCTGACGCCGACGCTGTTCTTCCTTCTCGTGATCAATATCACCGAGAGTTTTCAGGACTCCTTCGGCATCGTCGACATCATGACCGGCGGCGGGCCGGCGAGGGCGACCGAGCTCATGGTCTACAAGATCTATTTCGACGGCTTCAAGGGCCTCGACTACTCCGGCGCCGCCGCCCAGAGCATCATCCTGATGATCCTCGTGATGGGCCTCACGGTCGTCCAGTTCCGCTTCATCGAGCGGCGCATCCACTACAAGTGA